In the genome of Photobacterium sp. TY1-4, one region contains:
- the flgC gene encoding flagellar basal body rod protein FlgC, translated as MSLFNVFNVTGSAMSAESVRLNTTSSNLANANSVSSSAEETYRARHPVFAAALESARYNREESVPVQVKGIVESEKPLRAEYNPEHPLANAEGYIYKPNVNVMEEMANMISASRSYQSNVQVADASKQMLMQTLQMGK; from the coding sequence ATGAGCTTGTTTAACGTTTTTAATGTCACGGGTTCTGCCATGAGTGCGGAGTCGGTTCGTCTGAACACCACCTCAAGTAACCTGGCCAATGCCAACAGTGTGAGCAGCTCGGCGGAAGAAACTTACCGCGCCCGCCATCCGGTGTTTGCCGCTGCGCTGGAAAGTGCCCGCTATAATCGCGAAGAGAGCGTGCCGGTACAGGTGAAAGGCATTGTGGAAAGTGAAAAGCCACTGCGGGCCGAATATAACCCGGAGCACCCGTTAGCCAACGCGGAAGGGTATATCTACAAGCCGAATGTGAATGTGATGGAAGAAATGGCCAACATGATTTCAGCTTCTCGTTCCTATCAAAGCAATGTGCAGGTTGCAGATGCCAGTAAGCAGATGCTGATGCAAACATTGCAGATGGGTAAATAA
- a CDS encoding chemotaxis protein CheV, with amino-acid sequence MSGILDSVNQRTQLVGQNRLELLTFRLKRRQRYGINVFKVKEVLQCPKLTTMPNLHPLVKGIAHIRGQTISVIDMSLATGGRPIEDLDNCFVIISEFNRSVQGFLVSSVERIINMNWESILPPPKGAGKENYLTAVTEIDNELVEILDVEKILDEISPVSTDITGTVLEELVEETPTVRRVLVADDSSVARKQVQRAIEAIGCECVLVKDGKEAIEKLRQMASEQSIYEQLALVISDIEMPEMDGYTLTAEIRNDAKLKDLHVILHTSLSGVFNQAMVERVGANAFIPKFNPDELGAAVKAAMPQ; translated from the coding sequence ATGTCGGGGATACTGGATTCAGTGAATCAGCGCACCCAGCTTGTTGGGCAAAACCGTTTGGAGCTACTCACCTTTCGGCTCAAGAGACGCCAGCGCTACGGAATAAACGTATTTAAAGTCAAAGAAGTGCTACAGTGCCCGAAACTGACCACTATGCCTAACCTGCACCCGTTGGTCAAAGGGATCGCTCACATTCGTGGTCAGACGATCTCGGTGATTGACATGAGCCTGGCGACCGGTGGTCGCCCGATTGAAGATTTGGACAATTGCTTTGTGATCATCTCCGAGTTTAACCGCTCGGTGCAGGGCTTCCTGGTGTCATCGGTTGAGCGCATTATCAATATGAACTGGGAATCGATCCTGCCGCCGCCGAAAGGGGCCGGTAAAGAGAACTACCTGACCGCGGTGACTGAAATTGATAACGAGCTGGTCGAAATTCTCGATGTGGAAAAGATCCTAGATGAGATTTCGCCGGTCAGCACCGACATTACCGGCACGGTTCTGGAAGAGCTGGTCGAAGAGACGCCGACCGTGCGTCGGGTGCTGGTTGCCGATGACTCCAGTGTTGCACGCAAGCAGGTGCAGCGGGCAATTGAAGCGATCGGTTGTGAGTGCGTGTTGGTCAAAGACGGTAAAGAAGCAATTGAGAAGCTGCGCCAGATGGCTTCCGAGCAGAGTATTTACGAGCAATTGGCCCTGGTGATTTCCGATATTGAAATGCCGGAAATGGATGGTTATACCCTCACGGCCGAGATCCGCAATGATGCCAAGCTGAAGGATTTACATGTGATTCTTCATACCTCCCTGAGCGGGGTGTTTAACCAGGCGATGGTTGAGCGAGTGGGCGCCAATGCGTTCATTCCTAAATTTAACCCGGATGAACTGGGTGCTGCGGTGAAAGCCGCCATGCCGCAATAA
- the gltX gene encoding glutamate--tRNA ligase: MTVKTRFAPSPTGFLHVGGARTALYSWLFAKHMGGEFVLRIEDTDLERSTQEAIDAILEGMAWLGLTWDEGPYYQTKRFDRYNQLIDQLLAEDKAYKCYCPKELLDEIREAQMAAGVKPRYDANHPKVIAANDAATEDSPFVIRFRNPKEGTVVFNDHVRGRIEIANSELDDLIIRRTDGSPTYNFCVVVDDWDMGITQVVRGEDHINNTPRQINIYQALGAPVPEFAHCAMILGDDGTKLSKRHGAVSVMQYRDEGYLPQALLNYLVRLGWSHGDQEIFSLEEMIKLFSLDSISKSASAFNTDKLLWLNNHYIKSSDPAYVATYLQWHLDQKEIDTANGPAVTDVIQLVGERCNTLIELAEQSRYFYQDFSEFEAGAAKKHLRPVAKEALELALAKVEALEAWTTENLHAVIQDTCTELELGMGKVGMPLRVAVTGQGQSPSVDAVMTLVGKARVVARIKMALAFIAAREVNA; this comes from the coding sequence ATGACGGTGAAAACTCGCTTCGCACCGAGCCCGACAGGCTTTTTACATGTGGGTGGTGCTCGTACAGCGCTGTACTCTTGGCTATTTGCAAAACACATGGGCGGTGAATTCGTCCTGCGTATTGAAGACACGGATCTCGAGCGTTCGACTCAGGAAGCGATTGACGCCATTTTGGAAGGAATGGCGTGGCTTGGCCTGACTTGGGATGAGGGTCCTTACTACCAGACTAAGCGTTTTGACCGTTACAACCAGTTGATTGACCAACTGCTGGCGGAAGACAAGGCGTATAAGTGTTACTGCCCGAAAGAGCTGCTGGATGAAATCCGTGAAGCACAAATGGCGGCAGGCGTGAAGCCGCGCTACGATGCCAATCATCCGAAAGTGATCGCGGCGAACGATGCTGCGACTGAAGACAGCCCGTTTGTGATCCGTTTCCGCAATCCGAAGGAAGGGACCGTCGTCTTCAATGATCACGTGCGTGGCCGAATTGAAATTGCCAACAGTGAGCTGGATGATCTGATCATTCGCCGTACCGATGGCAGCCCAACCTATAACTTCTGTGTGGTGGTTGATGATTGGGATATGGGGATCACCCAGGTTGTCCGTGGGGAAGACCATATCAACAATACGCCGCGCCAGATCAACATTTATCAGGCTCTGGGTGCACCGGTCCCTGAGTTTGCCCACTGTGCCATGATCCTGGGCGATGATGGTACCAAGCTGTCCAAACGCCACGGCGCTGTCAGCGTGATGCAGTACCGCGATGAGGGTTACCTGCCGCAGGCGCTGCTGAACTACCTGGTTCGTCTGGGTTGGTCTCACGGCGATCAGGAAATTTTCTCGCTGGAAGAGATGATCAAGCTGTTCAGCCTGGATTCGATCAGCAAGTCAGCTTCAGCGTTTAATACCGATAAGCTGCTGTGGTTGAACAACCACTATATCAAATCATCCGATCCAGCCTATGTTGCTACTTACCTGCAATGGCACCTGGATCAGAAGGAAATTGATACGGCAAACGGCCCGGCTGTGACCGATGTGATCCAACTGGTGGGTGAGCGTTGCAATACCCTGATTGAACTGGCCGAGCAGTCTCGTTATTTCTATCAGGACTTCAGCGAGTTTGAAGCAGGTGCAGCGAAGAAACACCTGCGTCCGGTTGCGAAAGAAGCGCTGGAACTGGCACTGGCCAAAGTTGAAGCGTTGGAAGCCTGGACGACAGAGAATCTGCATGCTGTGATCCAAGATACCTGTACCGAGCTGGAGTTGGGTATGGGTAAAGTTGGGATGCCGCTGCGTGTTGCCGTGACCGGTCAGGGTCAGTCTCCATCGGTTGATGCGGTGATGACGCTGGTCGGCAAGGCGCGTGTTGTTGCCCGGATCAAGATGGCATTGGCATTCATCGCGGCGCGCGAAGTGAACGCTTAA
- a CDS encoding FlgO family outer membrane protein gives MKKWIVLILAAMTVSCSYSPIYNGKEPYMGSAFLLKETPRHTMDFFIEGLTEQLLTSNQYLSAKTPLAVTSFVDLQEMNETNWLGNSVTEGFMYQMQQRGFTVVDYKATGAIKVTPDGDFAISRNWRDLVGEQPVDYVLTGTMLRQGAGVLINARIIGMRSRVVIASAQGFLPADRIGRDLDTLNKMRLQNGVIIRNDATTFDRNTVILKP, from the coding sequence ATGAAAAAATGGATAGTCCTGATACTGGCAGCGATGACTGTATCTTGCTCATACTCTCCGATCTATAACGGTAAAGAGCCGTATATGGGGAGTGCTTTCCTGCTGAAGGAGACGCCGCGTCATACCATGGACTTCTTCATTGAAGGGCTGACTGAGCAACTGCTGACGTCAAATCAATATCTGAGCGCCAAAACCCCGCTGGCGGTAACCTCTTTTGTCGATCTGCAGGAGATGAACGAAACCAACTGGCTCGGGAATTCGGTTACCGAAGGATTTATGTATCAGATGCAGCAACGCGGATTTACCGTGGTTGATTACAAGGCGACCGGGGCAATCAAAGTGACCCCGGACGGTGATTTTGCGATCAGCCGTAACTGGCGTGATTTGGTCGGGGAGCAGCCGGTTGATTATGTCCTGACCGGGACCATGCTGCGCCAGGGCGCCGGTGTTCTGATCAATGCCCGGATTATCGGGATGCGCTCACGGGTGGTCATTGCGTCAGCGCAGGGGTTCCTGCCGGCTGATCGGATTGGACGTGACCTGGATACTTTGAATAAAATGCGACTCCAGAACGGCGTCATTATTCGAAATGATGCGACGACCTTCGACCGAAATACTGTGATTCTGAAACCCTAG
- a CDS encoding flagellar assembly protein FlgT, whose amino-acid sequence MKKLINFLTTLCLPALFASTPLQAAWLEVTGSAVMLESEHNARTNALEDAVYQAMAHAGADIASFSHLKPYLSSARTEYQFSGNEVRHIVVLKSGQQSGKYYLTARIDIYPSANTCHKVQYKKGVLLSNFSLISPQHAALGGIYQLGNDFTVLLQRQITRHSQSFVVSGATRVAVNPGQPSAMMMLAEDNDAQYIISGQITDLTSTLEQNRFSDDQVNRQFAATMEIMDGKTGEMLLQKNYREIAQWPFARTSHVDTQSARFWQSPFGQAVQRVSRNMMLDLENALSCRTSLPEVVNVFGTNVQVNVGRIHGVKRGDQLALWHSAGFIDQQGIPRNRMVQTEITLQVERVYEKSAELTVQQPDLASSIQPGDLLTKQRPR is encoded by the coding sequence ATGAAAAAATTAATCAATTTCCTCACAACGCTTTGCCTGCCCGCCCTCTTTGCTTCGACGCCGCTGCAAGCAGCCTGGCTGGAAGTCACCGGCTCAGCCGTGATGCTGGAAAGTGAACACAACGCCCGGACCAATGCGCTGGAAGATGCTGTTTACCAGGCCATGGCCCACGCCGGAGCTGATATTGCCAGTTTTTCCCATCTCAAACCGTATCTGTCAAGCGCACGGACTGAGTATCAATTCAGCGGCAACGAAGTACGGCATATCGTTGTTCTCAAGTCCGGCCAGCAGAGCGGCAAATATTACCTGACCGCTCGCATTGATATTTATCCGTCGGCAAATACTTGCCACAAAGTACAGTACAAGAAAGGGGTCTTGCTGAGTAACTTTTCGCTGATCTCCCCGCAGCATGCGGCGTTGGGAGGCATTTATCAGCTCGGCAACGACTTTACCGTCTTATTGCAAAGACAGATTACCCGCCATTCGCAAAGCTTTGTTGTCTCTGGCGCCACTCGGGTTGCCGTCAACCCCGGCCAACCTTCGGCTATGATGATGCTGGCAGAAGATAATGACGCCCAGTACATTATCAGCGGCCAAATTACCGACTTGACTTCAACCCTGGAGCAGAATCGGTTTAGCGATGATCAAGTCAACCGCCAGTTTGCCGCCACGATGGAGATCATGGATGGTAAAACCGGTGAAATGCTGCTGCAAAAAAACTACCGCGAAATTGCCCAATGGCCCTTCGCCCGGACCAGCCATGTCGATACCCAAAGTGCCCGGTTCTGGCAATCGCCGTTCGGGCAGGCGGTCCAGCGCGTGAGCCGGAACATGATGCTGGACTTGGAGAACGCCCTGTCCTGCCGTACCAGCTTGCCGGAAGTGGTCAATGTCTTCGGCACCAATGTTCAGGTGAACGTCGGCCGGATCCACGGGGTAAAACGAGGCGATCAGTTAGCGCTCTGGCACAGTGCCGGCTTTATTGATCAACAAGGCATTCCGCGTAACCGGATGGTTCAGACCGAGATTACGTTGCAGGTGGAGCGCGTGTATGAGAAATCTGCCGAGCTGACGGTCCAGCAGCCGGATCTGGCGAGCAGCATTCAGCCTGGTGATTTACTGACCAAGCAACGACCGCGCTAG
- the flgM gene encoding flagellar biosynthesis anti-sigma factor FlgM produces the protein MASIDQLRAGHLMTTTRSAGGNVSNAAASTAKNQQSQGIGSPQKDAVSLSSQGKAVGQIHQQLAAEPSFDSAKVAAIKDAIANGAYKVDAEKLASNMLKFEDELRGL, from the coding sequence ATGGCAAGTATTGATCAGCTCCGCGCTGGCCATCTGATGACCACTACCCGCAGCGCAGGCGGTAACGTGTCAAATGCGGCAGCATCGACTGCGAAAAACCAGCAGTCCCAAGGAATTGGCAGTCCCCAGAAAGACGCCGTTTCGCTCAGCTCACAAGGGAAAGCCGTGGGTCAAATTCACCAACAACTTGCCGCCGAGCCCAGCTTTGACAGCGCCAAGGTTGCTGCGATTAAAGATGCCATTGCCAATGGCGCTTACAAAGTTGATGCTGAAAAACTGGCATCGAACATGCTTAAATTCGAAGACGAATTACGCGGCCTGTAA
- the flgD gene encoding flagellar hook assembly protein FlgD has translation MTGINGAGQSNLSYLDQLKGMQEKKLQEEQKVTGQNELKQEDFLSLLTKQLAQQDPFKPVGNDQMIAQMASFATVDGINQMNEQFGSLNSAMTSNQALQASSLVGRDVLVPSATGVKTAEGSVAGMVKLPQALNNMMLRIENEQGQLIKTLDMGAKPSGEHRVEWDGKDDNGNLLPEGRYQLKVAGLVDGENREFDVSTYANVNSVLLGNGDGNVMLNLAGYDSPFKLSEVLEVGKV, from the coding sequence ATGACCGGTATTAACGGCGCAGGTCAAAGCAATTTGTCCTACCTTGATCAACTCAAGGGGATGCAAGAGAAAAAGCTGCAGGAAGAGCAAAAGGTCACCGGCCAGAATGAGCTGAAGCAGGAAGACTTTCTCTCATTGCTGACCAAGCAGCTTGCCCAGCAGGATCCATTCAAACCTGTCGGGAATGATCAGATGATTGCCCAGATGGCTTCTTTTGCCACCGTGGACGGCATCAACCAAATGAACGAGCAGTTTGGCAGCTTGAACTCTGCCATGACCTCGAACCAGGCGTTGCAGGCCTCTTCTCTGGTCGGGCGGGATGTGTTGGTCCCGAGTGCCACTGGGGTGAAAACGGCCGAGGGTTCGGTGGCCGGGATGGTCAAACTGCCGCAGGCGCTGAACAACATGATGCTGCGCATTGAAAATGAGCAGGGCCAATTGATTAAAACCCTGGATATGGGCGCCAAGCCGTCGGGGGAACATCGGGTAGAGTGGGACGGTAAGGACGATAACGGCAATTTATTGCCGGAGGGTCGCTACCAGCTCAAGGTTGCCGGGTTAGTCGACGGTGAAAACCGTGAGTTTGACGTCTCCACGTATGCCAATGTCAACAGCGTGTTGCTGGGGAACGGCGACGGGAATGTCATGCTGAATCTGGCGGGCTATGATTCGCCGTTCAAACTGTCTGAAGTACTGGAAGTCGGCAAGGTTTAA
- a CDS encoding flagella synthesis protein FlgN: MAQSIEQLLALQLATLESLSRLLEQEKAAIVTRKSTDIARLATDKLALLNQVQQQDHLIASHAHRQQLTENPELAEKVSLIKTTVARCKEINEVNGEALQRAQLSFHKLNNLFQQSRGKQQMTYNSSGVAQNVRSLGTNIKA; the protein is encoded by the coding sequence ATGGCGCAAAGCATTGAACAACTTCTGGCATTGCAACTGGCAACGCTGGAATCACTCAGTCGCCTGCTTGAGCAGGAAAAGGCTGCGATCGTGACGCGAAAGTCGACGGATATTGCCCGCCTTGCCACGGACAAGCTGGCCCTGCTCAACCAGGTTCAGCAACAGGATCACCTGATTGCCAGCCATGCCCATCGCCAGCAACTGACGGAAAACCCTGAGCTGGCGGAGAAGGTCAGCCTGATCAAAACCACCGTGGCACGATGCAAGGAAATCAACGAGGTCAATGGCGAAGCCCTGCAACGCGCACAACTCAGTTTTCACAAGCTCAATAACTTGTTTCAGCAAAGCCGCGGCAAACAGCAGATGACCTACAACAGCAGCGGTGTCGCACAGAATGTCCGCTCCCTGGGCACCAATATCAAGGCCTGA
- the flgE gene encoding flagellar hook protein FlgE, which translates to MGFNISLSGIGASQKDLNTTSNNIANSNTYGFKESRAEFGDVYSSSIFSNAKTTTGGGVQTSVVAQQFHEGSSIYTNNPMDLRISGSGFFAVADDKLQPQNNSLTRNGAFHLDKDNQIVNSEGQYLLGYQVDQETDQVTSYEAQSLKVPDQFGQPRASGNVEVGVNLPANADVKDPKQFDFNNPDSYNKSTSVTIYDSLGQPYKMTTYYVKDNTAANRWAVYYTATDSTGEKPVNVVNGGSATATGQQGSFLDFNTDGSVASVNGGNPIQTEPLGAAGAGLNLNGADENQTLSVNFDEPTQYAAPFEIRRFNEDGATTGYLAKVDIDAKGSIVATYSNGENVTLGRVGMVRVPNEQGLVSKGGTQWVASQDSGAAIWGEASQGAFGAVKSGTLEQSNIDMTQELVDLITAQRNFQANSRALEVDNQLQQTILQIR; encoded by the coding sequence ATGGGATTTAATATTTCACTCAGCGGTATCGGGGCTTCGCAGAAAGACCTCAATACCACCAGTAACAACATTGCCAACTCCAATACCTACGGTTTTAAAGAGTCCCGTGCCGAGTTCGGTGATGTGTATTCAAGCTCGATTTTTTCGAATGCCAAAACCACTACCGGGGGCGGGGTGCAAACCTCTGTCGTGGCTCAGCAATTCCACGAAGGGTCGAGTATCTATACCAATAACCCGATGGATTTGCGGATTTCGGGCAGCGGTTTTTTCGCGGTTGCGGATGATAAATTGCAGCCACAAAATAACAGCCTGACCCGAAACGGCGCATTTCACCTTGATAAAGACAACCAAATTGTTAACTCCGAGGGCCAGTACCTGCTGGGTTATCAGGTCGATCAGGAAACCGATCAGGTCACCTCTTACGAAGCACAGTCTTTGAAAGTGCCGGATCAGTTTGGTCAGCCACGGGCATCTGGGAATGTTGAGGTTGGGGTGAACCTGCCGGCCAACGCGGACGTCAAAGATCCTAAGCAATTCGATTTCAATAACCCGGATTCTTACAATAAATCGACCTCCGTAACGATTTATGACTCCCTGGGTCAGCCGTACAAGATGACGACGTATTACGTGAAAGATAATACGGCGGCAAATCGCTGGGCGGTTTACTACACTGCGACCGATTCTACCGGAGAGAAGCCGGTCAATGTGGTCAATGGCGGCTCAGCCACAGCCACCGGCCAGCAGGGCAGCTTTCTTGATTTTAATACCGATGGCTCAGTGGCTTCGGTCAATGGCGGTAACCCAATCCAAACCGAGCCGCTCGGCGCAGCAGGTGCCGGTCTGAACCTGAACGGTGCGGATGAAAACCAGACGCTGTCGGTGAACTTTGATGAGCCGACCCAATATGCGGCGCCGTTTGAAATTCGTCGCTTTAACGAAGACGGGGCGACAACCGGCTATCTGGCTAAAGTCGATATCGATGCCAAAGGCTCGATTGTCGCGACTTATAGTAACGGTGAGAACGTCACTCTGGGCCGTGTCGGCATGGTGCGGGTCCCGAATGAGCAGGGCCTGGTCTCCAAAGGCGGTACCCAGTGGGTGGCAAGCCAGGATTCCGGCGCTGCCATCTGGGGTGAAGCCAGCCAGGGGGCCTTTGGCGCCGTGAAGAGCGGCACCCTGGAGCAGTCCAACATTGATATGACCCAGGAGCTGGTGGATTTGATCACCGCACAGCGCAACTTCCAGGCCAACTCGCGTGCCCTGGAGGTGGATAATCAGCTGCAGCAGACCATTCTGCAAATCCGCTAA
- the flgA gene encoding flagellar basal body P-ring formation chaperone FlgA: MVQHTAEEYVKTIVDKPSKGQLTVKAANLDSRLKLSHCAAPLDVSVPGKQSLSGNITVLVRCPTDDWQVYVPVQTQLLLPRVVAIKPLARGAVLTGADLDVRLVEARFQRGVLFDAPEQIIGSKVKRNVNIGEAIEGNDICLVCRNDVVLIKAGHSGFNVITKGTALSDGSLGEQIRVQNSKSKRIVDGVITGVGEVTVRF, encoded by the coding sequence ATGGTCCAGCATACCGCTGAAGAATACGTAAAGACAATTGTTGATAAGCCGTCAAAGGGTCAACTGACGGTTAAAGCGGCCAATTTGGACTCGCGATTAAAACTCAGTCACTGTGCCGCCCCGCTGGATGTGTCGGTTCCGGGAAAGCAGTCCTTGAGCGGTAATATTACCGTTCTGGTCCGATGTCCGACCGATGACTGGCAGGTTTACGTCCCCGTTCAGACGCAACTCTTATTGCCTCGGGTCGTGGCAATCAAGCCGCTGGCACGCGGCGCCGTGCTGACCGGTGCCGATCTCGACGTTCGGTTGGTTGAGGCCCGTTTTCAGCGCGGGGTGCTGTTCGATGCCCCGGAACAAATCATTGGCTCTAAAGTGAAGCGCAATGTTAATATTGGCGAAGCGATTGAAGGCAACGATATTTGCCTGGTGTGCCGCAACGATGTGGTGCTGATCAAGGCCGGCCACAGCGGGTTCAATGTGATCACCAAAGGCACCGCCCTGTCCGACGGCTCCCTCGGGGAGCAAATCCGGGTTCAGAACAGCAAATCCAAACGCATCGTCGACGGGGTGATCACCGGCGTCGGTGAAGTCACTGTTCGCTTTTAA
- a CDS encoding CheR family methyltransferase — protein MTAITIKDQEYRDFCRFLEAQCGIVLGDSKQYLVRSRLSPLVSRFSLSSLSELLQLVISGRNRELRVAAVDAMTTNETLWFRDTYPFTVLADKILPELAANKRPIKIWSSASSSGQEPYSIAMTVLEAQSRRPGMLGGGVQITATDISQTMLDTCRAGVYDNLALSRGLSPERRRTFFENNGDGRMKVNDKVKRMVNFRPQNLKDSYALLGKFDVIFCRNVLIYFSPDMKAKVLNQMAASLNPGGYLLLGASESLTGLTDKFEMIRCNPGIIYKLK, from the coding sequence ATGACAGCCATAACCATAAAAGACCAGGAATACCGTGACTTTTGCCGTTTTTTAGAAGCGCAGTGCGGCATAGTACTTGGCGATAGCAAGCAGTATTTGGTCCGGAGCCGTTTAAGTCCGTTGGTCAGCCGATTTTCGCTATCATCTCTTTCTGAGTTGCTGCAACTGGTGATCAGTGGCCGTAACCGGGAGTTACGGGTCGCAGCGGTCGATGCGATGACAACCAACGAAACGCTGTGGTTTCGTGATACCTATCCGTTTACGGTGCTGGCCGACAAAATTTTGCCGGAGCTGGCGGCAAACAAGCGCCCGATTAAGATCTGGTCTTCGGCCAGTTCTTCCGGCCAGGAGCCGTATTCCATTGCCATGACGGTACTGGAGGCACAGAGCCGCCGGCCGGGGATGCTGGGTGGCGGGGTGCAGATCACCGCCACGGATATCTCCCAGACGATGCTGGATACCTGCCGTGCCGGAGTCTATGACAACCTGGCCCTGAGCCGCGGCCTGTCTCCGGAGCGTCGCCGGACGTTTTTTGAAAATAACGGCGACGGACGGATGAAGGTCAATGACAAAGTCAAGCGCATGGTCAACTTTCGTCCCCAGAACCTGAAAGACAGTTATGCGCTGCTGGGGAAGTTTGATGTCATTTTTTGCCGCAACGTGCTGATTTACTTTTCGCCGGACATGAAGGCCAAGGTGCTCAATCAAATGGCGGCCAGCCTCAACCCGGGGGGGTACCTGCTGCTGGGGGCCTCGGAGTCGCTGACCGGTCTGACCGATAAATTCGAGATGATCCGCTGTAACCCGGGCATTATCTACAAGCTGAAATAA
- the flgB gene encoding flagellar basal body rod protein FlgB, with protein sequence MSISFDKALGIHQHTVGVRGKRAETLASNIANANTPGYKAKDIDFQRALNAATSEANIGLSRTNERHISASTMVMGEQKYRVPTQPDTGDGNTVDAQLEQNLFMQNALEYQASLDFLGSKFKNLSKALKGE encoded by the coding sequence ATGTCCATCTCATTCGATAAAGCATTAGGTATTCATCAGCATACAGTTGGCGTACGTGGCAAACGTGCGGAAACCCTGGCAAGTAATATCGCCAACGCCAACACGCCGGGATACAAAGCAAAAGATATCGACTTTCAGCGTGCGCTGAATGCGGCAACCTCAGAGGCAAACATTGGCCTTAGTCGGACCAATGAACGGCATATCTCTGCCTCTACGATGGTGATGGGTGAGCAAAAGTATCGGGTGCCGACTCAGCCGGATACCGGCGACGGCAACACGGTGGACGCGCAGCTGGAACAAAACCTGTTTATGCAAAACGCACTGGAGTATCAGGCGTCACTTGACTTTCTGGGCTCTAAATTCAAGAACCTGAGCAAGGCATTAAAAGGAGAATAA
- a CDS encoding LPP20 family lipoprotein yields the protein MRYWFVLLVTLLVGCQPLTEIRNENLITAVGYASISEQRGSTLEEKRVRAMRASKIDAYRELTEQVYGMRISARAGMEDQQLGIERTDGAVDGIIRGAEVIRSYPVGDSFVTEMQLDLSKMDRMKAHGEVFHVPTNQETLF from the coding sequence ATGCGCTACTGGTTTGTGCTGCTTGTAACCCTGCTGGTGGGATGTCAGCCGTTAACGGAAATCCGTAATGAGAATCTGATCACCGCCGTGGGCTATGCCTCGATAAGCGAGCAACGTGGCAGTACACTGGAAGAGAAACGTGTCCGGGCGATGCGGGCCTCAAAAATCGATGCCTACCGTGAGTTGACAGAGCAGGTCTACGGTATGCGGATCAGCGCCAGAGCGGGCATGGAAGATCAACAATTGGGGATTGAGCGAACGGACGGGGCCGTGGATGGCATTATCCGTGGTGCGGAAGTGATCCGCAGCTATCCGGTCGGTGATAGCTTTGTGACGGAGATGCAGCTGGATCTGAGCAAAATGGATCGGATGAAAGCGCACGGTGAAGTGTTCCATGTACCGACCAATCAGGAAACTCTTTTTTAA